From the genome of Actinacidiphila yeochonensis CN732, one region includes:
- a CDS encoding lipase family protein has product MTIPALDHSTTGYCLPHAYWMARAAGLAALDRADIEAQAPAWGFGEVRYFESTHKMPFPIEDTQAYVMASDRMIVTGFRGTEVEKIRDWLTDVDTPPVPGPGNRGFVHYGFHQALESVYPEVRDTILELRDNGQSVWFTGHSLGAALAMLAGARMYFEEPHLLADGVYTFGQPRTCERLLAAAHNKAFAERCYRFVNNNDIVPHLPPEPAYTHVEALRYFDADGGLHTVMPLIATVRDRVKGVGEDLFAPETDAIKDHHLLNYVAAFERNLARTG; this is encoded by the coding sequence ATGACCATTCCCGCGCTGGACCACTCGACGACCGGCTACTGCCTCCCACACGCCTACTGGATGGCCCGGGCGGCCGGGCTGGCGGCACTGGACCGGGCCGACATCGAGGCCCAGGCCCCCGCCTGGGGCTTCGGTGAGGTGCGGTACTTCGAGTCGACGCACAAGATGCCCTTCCCGATCGAGGACACCCAGGCGTACGTCATGGCCAGTGACCGCATGATCGTCACGGGCTTCCGGGGGACCGAGGTGGAGAAGATCCGCGACTGGCTCACCGACGTGGACACCCCGCCCGTTCCCGGACCGGGGAACAGGGGCTTCGTCCACTACGGCTTCCACCAGGCCCTGGAGTCCGTCTACCCCGAGGTCCGCGACACCATCCTGGAGCTGCGCGACAACGGGCAGAGCGTCTGGTTCACCGGCCACAGCCTCGGCGCGGCGCTGGCGATGCTCGCCGGTGCGCGCATGTACTTCGAGGAGCCCCACCTGCTCGCGGACGGCGTCTACACCTTCGGCCAGCCGCGCACCTGCGAACGGCTGCTCGCCGCCGCCCACAACAAGGCGTTCGCCGAACGCTGCTACCGCTTCGTCAACAACAACGACATCGTTCCGCACCTGCCGCCCGAGCCCGCGTACACGCACGTCGAGGCGCTGCGGTACTTCGACGCCGACGGCGGGCTGCACACCGTCATGCCGCTGATCGCTACGGTGCGGGACCGGGTGAAGGGCGTGGGCGAGGATCTCTTCGCCCCCGAGACCGACGCCATCAAGGACCACCACCTGCTGAACTACGTGGCCGCGTTCGAGCGGAACCTCGCCCGGACCGGCTGA
- a CDS encoding MFS transporter: MARKWWTLTAVVAGVFMLVLDITIVNVALPDIGSDFDSSLSDLQWVIDAYALALAAGLLTGGSLADLWGRRRLYAVGTAVFTAGSLLCGLATGPLFLSLARAGQGAGGAVVWATSLALLSEAFQGRERGLAFGVYGGVLGIAVAVGPVLGGAITSGLSWRWIFWVNVPIGAAVVAVTLLRLAESRDPAAASPDWPGFAVFGAALTLLLYGLISASDGWSQPKVWAALAAAAVLLAAFPLLERRRAHPMLDLSLFRKPTFNGGLVAAFGLNASIYALITYLVLYLQQQLHFSPAQAGLRLLALTGAMFVASTTAGRLSSAVPVKVMISAGFVLVAVGIALMSGVTDSSRWTHLLAGMIVSGAGAGMVTVPLASTAVGVVVPARAGAASGVNATARQVGLATAIAVLGTVFTSRADQHGFASGLNLILWIGAGVAAVSAVLSAVLIRQKDFVPPPSRPAPAEPAARPEAAGR; this comes from the coding sequence ATGGCACGCAAATGGTGGACACTCACGGCCGTGGTGGCCGGGGTGTTCATGCTGGTCCTGGACATCACCATCGTGAACGTGGCGCTGCCCGACATCGGGTCCGACTTCGACTCCTCGCTGTCCGACCTGCAATGGGTCATCGACGCCTACGCCCTGGCCCTGGCCGCCGGGCTGCTGACCGGCGGTTCACTGGCCGACCTGTGGGGCCGGCGGCGGCTGTACGCGGTGGGCACCGCGGTCTTCACCGCGGGCTCGCTGCTGTGCGGACTGGCCACCGGACCGCTGTTCCTGTCGCTGGCCCGGGCCGGGCAGGGCGCAGGCGGCGCGGTGGTCTGGGCGACCTCGCTGGCGCTGCTCAGCGAGGCGTTCCAGGGCCGGGAGCGCGGCCTGGCCTTCGGTGTCTACGGCGGCGTCCTCGGCATCGCCGTCGCCGTCGGGCCGGTGCTCGGCGGGGCCATCACCAGCGGCCTGAGCTGGCGGTGGATCTTCTGGGTGAACGTGCCGATCGGCGCCGCCGTCGTCGCCGTCACCCTGCTCAGGCTCGCGGAGTCGCGCGATCCGGCGGCAGCGAGCCCGGACTGGCCCGGCTTCGCGGTGTTCGGCGCGGCACTGACGCTGCTGCTGTACGGCCTGATCAGCGCCTCCGACGGCTGGTCGCAGCCGAAGGTGTGGGCGGCGCTGGCGGCGGCCGCGGTGCTGCTGGCCGCGTTCCCGCTGCTGGAGCGGCGCCGGGCGCACCCGATGCTGGACCTCTCGCTGTTCCGCAAGCCGACGTTCAACGGCGGTCTGGTCGCCGCCTTCGGCCTCAACGCGTCGATCTACGCGCTGATCACGTACCTGGTGCTGTACCTCCAGCAGCAGCTGCACTTCTCGCCTGCCCAGGCGGGCCTGCGGCTGCTGGCCCTGACCGGGGCGATGTTCGTCGCCTCGACGACGGCGGGGCGGCTCAGCTCGGCCGTGCCCGTCAAGGTGATGATCAGCGCGGGCTTCGTGCTCGTCGCCGTCGGCATCGCGCTCATGAGCGGGGTGACGGACTCGTCGCGGTGGACGCACCTGCTGGCGGGGATGATCGTCTCCGGGGCGGGCGCCGGGATGGTCACCGTGCCGCTCGCCTCCACCGCCGTCGGCGTCGTCGTCCCGGCGCGGGCCGGTGCCGCCTCGGGGGTGAACGCCACCGCCCGGCAGGTCGGGCTCGCCACCGCGATCGCCGTGCTGGGCACCGTCTTCACCTCCCGCGCGGATCAGCACGGGTTCGCCAGCGGCCTCAACCTGATCCTGTGGATCGGCGCGGGCGTGGCGGCGGTGTCGGCGGTGCTGAGCGCCGTCCTCATCCGGCAGAAGGACTTCGTGCCGCCTCCGTCCCGGCCCGCTCCGGCCGAGCCCGCGGCGCGGCCGGAGGCGGCGGGGAGGTAA
- a CDS encoding LLM class flavin-dependent oxidoreductase codes for MSSVTGQHLGFGLGAHHQGPDPDQLVEEARHAERLGFDLFAISDHLHGGRPTWEPWTALSFLAAATERITVATDVLGLPYRSPAVLAKMAETLDRLSGGRLVLGLGNGGYDAEFAAFGLAVRTPGQKVAALEEAVRLITSLWRQPSTTFDGRHFTARDARIEPRPEAAIPVWLGTYGPRALAVTGRLADGWLPSLQRMDLERAAELRRQVRDAASGAGRDPDAVTCACNVQVVLDDRSGPRPRAVAGSSEAVAEQLLAVVRAGFTFPVAFGLDRAEVRERFATEVVPLVRRELALT; via the coding sequence ATGAGCAGCGTCACCGGACAGCACCTCGGCTTCGGCCTGGGCGCGCACCACCAGGGCCCCGATCCCGACCAGTTGGTGGAGGAGGCCCGGCACGCCGAACGGCTCGGCTTCGACCTGTTCGCGATCAGCGACCACCTGCACGGCGGCCGGCCCACGTGGGAACCGTGGACCGCGCTGAGCTTCCTGGCCGCGGCCACCGAGCGGATCACCGTGGCCACCGACGTGCTCGGGCTGCCCTACCGCTCCCCCGCCGTGCTGGCCAAGATGGCCGAGACGCTGGACCGGCTCTCCGGCGGGCGGCTGGTCCTGGGTCTGGGGAACGGCGGCTACGACGCGGAGTTCGCCGCGTTCGGCCTGGCCGTGCGTACCCCCGGGCAGAAGGTCGCCGCCCTGGAGGAGGCGGTGCGCCTCATCACCTCGCTGTGGCGGCAGCCGTCGACCACGTTCGACGGACGCCACTTCACGGCACGGGACGCGCGGATCGAGCCGCGCCCTGAGGCCGCCATCCCGGTGTGGCTGGGCACGTACGGCCCCCGGGCGCTCGCGGTCACCGGCCGGCTCGCCGACGGCTGGCTGCCGTCGCTCCAGCGCATGGACCTCGAACGGGCGGCCGAACTGCGCCGCCAGGTGCGCGACGCGGCGTCCGGGGCGGGGCGCGACCCCGATGCCGTGACCTGTGCCTGCAACGTCCAGGTGGTCCTGGACGACCGGTCGGGCCCGCGGCCGCGCGCGGTGGCGGGCTCCTCCGAGGCGGTGGCCGAGCAGTTGCTCGCCGTGGTGCGCGCCGGATTCACCTTCCCGGTGGCGTTCGGCCTGGACCGGGCCGAGGTCCGGGAGCGCTTCGCCACCGAGGTGGTGCCGCTGGTACGCCGGGAGCTGGCCCTTACCTGA
- a CDS encoding copper homeostasis protein CutC codes for MSGSAQDPRADAPAGRPHGARLALEIAVTGPAGARVARDGGADRVELCSALELGGVTPSDAMVAATAATGLPVQVLVRCRPGDFVHDAEEVALMAAEVRSVVAAGAAGVVVGVLDADGSLHSEAMRRLVDAAREAGAAAGRPVDVTLHRAIDQAADPVAAAVAAASLGITRILTSGGAPSALDGAATLGAITAAVPGVEVMAGGGVRPQDVAALAVAGVGAVHLSAKRAAPVRHGGTWVPMGAAASSADADTYFVTAPDIVAAARTAVDAVG; via the coding sequence GTGAGCGGGTCGGCTCAGGACCCGCGGGCCGACGCGCCGGCCGGTCGGCCCCACGGCGCCCGGCTCGCGCTGGAGATCGCGGTGACCGGCCCGGCCGGCGCCCGGGTGGCCCGGGACGGCGGCGCCGACCGGGTCGAGCTGTGCTCGGCGCTGGAACTCGGCGGGGTGACCCCCTCGGACGCCATGGTCGCGGCCACCGCGGCGACCGGTCTGCCGGTGCAGGTCCTCGTCCGGTGCCGTCCGGGCGACTTCGTGCACGACGCGGAGGAGGTCGCGCTGATGGCGGCCGAGGTGCGCTCCGTGGTCGCCGCCGGCGCGGCCGGCGTGGTCGTCGGCGTGCTCGACGCGGACGGCTCGCTGCACTCGGAGGCGATGCGGCGGCTGGTCGACGCGGCCCGCGAGGCCGGGGCGGCGGCCGGCCGGCCGGTCGACGTCACCCTGCACCGGGCCATCGACCAGGCCGCCGACCCGGTGGCCGCGGCGGTGGCCGCCGCCTCGCTGGGGATCACCCGCATCCTCACCTCGGGCGGCGCGCCGAGCGCGCTGGACGGCGCCGCCACGCTCGGGGCGATCACGGCCGCCGTGCCCGGCGTCGAGGTGATGGCCGGCGGGGGCGTGCGCCCGCAGGACGTGGCGGCGCTGGCCGTCGCCGGGGTCGGCGCGGTCCACCTGTCGGCGAAGCGGGCGGCCCCCGTCCGCCACGGCGGAACGTGGGTGCCCATGGGCGCGGCGGCCTCCTCGGCGGACGCGGACACGTACTTCGTCACCGCCCCCGACATCGTGGCCGCGGCCAGGACGGCGGTCGACGCGGTCGGCTGA
- a CDS encoding M81 family metallopeptidase → MSQPRTAVARPVIAIAGLGIESSTFSPARTKAPAFHPSRGDEVMGRYPFLDKGAPLREAAEWHGALVGKSLPGGMVTAEAFAELSDELIERLAAMPRLDGLWYDIHGAMTVEGIDDAEALLLARIRETVGPDVIVSTSMDLHGNVSRELAHRSDLITCYRMAPHEDHMETKERAVRNLVDLLVAGAPRPVKAWVPVPVLLAGEQTSTRIEPAKSVYAAVEEVEAMDGVIDAAIWVGYAWADEPRNRAVVAVTGTSEEAVAQGAERLARGFWEARRDFEFVAPTGTLAECLDEALASSARPYFISDTGDNPTAGGAGDVTWGLTQLLARPEFREADGPTVIYASVPGPSAVRAAVEAGVGATVTVTAGAEVDDRHSGPLTMTGVVHAVRHGDRDAQTEVVLRVGSVHVIITALRKPYHHEHDFTDLALDPRGADVVIVKIGYLEPELYDMSADWKMALTPGGVDQDLVRLGHHRIRRPMFPFDAEMADPDLTARIIAPSDQPLTGDDE, encoded by the coding sequence ATGTCGCAACCCCGCACCGCCGTCGCCCGCCCCGTGATCGCCATCGCCGGCCTCGGCATCGAGTCGTCGACGTTCTCGCCCGCCCGCACCAAGGCACCGGCCTTCCACCCGTCGCGCGGCGACGAGGTCATGGGCCGCTACCCCTTCCTCGACAAGGGCGCGCCGCTGCGCGAGGCCGCCGAGTGGCACGGCGCGCTCGTCGGCAAGTCGCTGCCCGGCGGCATGGTCACCGCCGAGGCGTTCGCGGAGCTCTCCGACGAGCTCATCGAGCGGCTGGCCGCCATGCCCCGCCTCGACGGCCTCTGGTACGACATCCACGGCGCGATGACGGTCGAGGGCATCGACGACGCCGAGGCCCTCCTGCTGGCCCGGATCCGGGAGACCGTCGGCCCCGACGTGATCGTGTCCACCTCCATGGACCTGCACGGCAACGTCTCGCGCGAGCTGGCGCACCGCAGCGACCTCATCACCTGCTACCGGATGGCCCCGCACGAGGACCACATGGAGACCAAGGAGCGGGCCGTCCGCAACCTGGTGGACCTCCTCGTCGCGGGCGCGCCCCGCCCGGTCAAGGCGTGGGTGCCGGTGCCGGTGCTGCTGGCCGGCGAGCAGACCTCCACCCGGATCGAGCCGGCCAAGAGCGTCTACGCGGCCGTGGAAGAGGTGGAGGCGATGGACGGCGTGATCGACGCGGCGATCTGGGTCGGCTACGCCTGGGCCGACGAGCCGCGCAACCGCGCGGTCGTGGCGGTCACCGGCACCTCGGAGGAGGCCGTGGCCCAGGGCGCGGAGCGGCTGGCCCGCGGCTTCTGGGAGGCCCGGCGCGACTTCGAGTTCGTCGCCCCCACCGGGACGCTCGCCGAGTGCCTCGACGAGGCCCTGGCCTCCTCGGCGCGCCCGTACTTCATCAGCGACACCGGTGACAACCCCACCGCCGGCGGCGCCGGCGACGTCACCTGGGGGCTCACCCAGCTGCTGGCCCGGCCGGAGTTCCGCGAGGCCGACGGCCCGACCGTCATCTACGCGTCCGTGCCCGGTCCTTCGGCGGTGCGCGCCGCGGTCGAGGCCGGCGTCGGCGCGACCGTGACGGTGACCGCGGGCGCCGAGGTCGACGACCGCCACTCCGGACCGCTGACCATGACCGGTGTCGTCCACGCGGTGCGCCACGGCGACCGCGACGCCCAGACCGAGGTCGTCCTGCGGGTCGGCAGCGTGCACGTGATCATCACCGCGCTGCGCAAGCCGTACCACCACGAGCACGACTTCACCGACCTGGCGCTCGACCCGCGCGGCGCGGACGTCGTCATCGTCAAGATCGGCTACCTGGAGCCCGAGCTCTACGACATGTCCGCCGACTGGAAGATGGCGCTCACCCCCGGCGGCGTCGACCAGGACCTCGTGCGCCTGGGCCACCACCGCATCCGCCGCCCGATGTTCCCGTTCGACGCGGAGATGGCCGACCCCGACCTGACCGCCCGCATCATCGCCCCCTCGGACCAGCCCCTCACCGGGGACGACGAGTGA
- a CDS encoding AAA family ATPase, whose protein sequence is MTPQQAGERAAAVLDEVRTAVVGKPEPLALVMLGVLAGGHVLIEDLPGLGKTLLARSFATVLGLDFRRIQFTPDLLPSDVTGAPFYDQSTGEMVFRPGPVFTHLLLADEINRTPPKTQAALLEAMAEAQVSVDGSTRPLPDPFVVIATANPIEYEGTYSLPEAQLDRFLLRTRMGYLTAEQEAGMLRARVGRAAPEATVRTLSGPAEVLAMRAAVERVEIDEDLLGYAVALVGATRGHQHVQVGASPRGGLALVQLARARALLDRRDYTTPEDVKAVAVPALAHRITLKPELWVRQIDADDVVREIVRSVPAPETMPRAAVAS, encoded by the coding sequence ATGACCCCGCAGCAGGCGGGGGAGCGGGCCGCCGCCGTCCTCGACGAAGTCCGCACCGCCGTCGTCGGCAAGCCCGAACCGCTGGCCCTGGTGATGCTCGGCGTCCTGGCCGGCGGGCACGTCCTCATCGAGGACCTGCCGGGCCTCGGCAAGACCCTGCTGGCCCGCTCCTTCGCCACCGTCCTGGGCCTGGACTTCCGCCGCATCCAGTTCACCCCCGACCTGCTGCCCTCCGACGTCACCGGCGCCCCCTTCTACGACCAGTCCACCGGCGAGATGGTCTTCCGCCCCGGGCCCGTCTTCACCCACCTCCTGCTCGCCGACGAGATCAACCGCACCCCGCCCAAGACCCAGGCCGCGCTGCTGGAGGCCATGGCCGAGGCGCAGGTCTCCGTCGACGGCAGCACCCGCCCGCTGCCCGACCCGTTCGTCGTCATCGCCACCGCCAACCCCATCGAGTACGAGGGCACCTACTCCCTCCCCGAGGCCCAGCTCGACCGGTTCCTGCTGCGCACCCGCATGGGCTACCTCACCGCGGAGCAGGAGGCCGGCATGCTGCGCGCCCGCGTCGGCCGCGCGGCGCCCGAGGCGACCGTCCGCACCCTGTCCGGCCCCGCCGAGGTACTGGCCATGCGCGCCGCCGTGGAGCGGGTCGAGATCGACGAGGACCTGCTCGGCTACGCGGTCGCCCTGGTCGGCGCCACCCGGGGCCACCAGCACGTCCAGGTGGGCGCCTCGCCGCGCGGCGGCCTGGCGCTGGTGCAGCTGGCCCGCGCCCGCGCCCTGCTCGACCGGCGCGACTACACCACCCCCGAGGACGTCAAGGCCGTGGCCGTCCCCGCGCTGGCCCACCGCATCACGCTCAAGCCCGAGCTGTGGGTGCGGCAGATCGACGCCGACGACGTCGTCCGGGAGATCGTGCGGTCCGTCCCCGCGCCGGAGACGATGCCGCGCGCCGCCGTCGCCTCATGA
- a CDS encoding TetR/AcrR family transcriptional regulator — protein sequence MSTTSPAPGERSAAASGTSPRTGGRAAKRRAVTEGARTVFGREGYSRTSIEAIAAEAGVSTRTIYNHFEGKEQLFSEVVHDSASQVADAFVRRVEKELAGADPRADLIALGCAFVGQRTQFPEHFAMIRQIKAEVRHFPASVIDAWQQAGPARVQGEVARRLEQLSARGVLRVADPARATVHFIALVTSEITIRPVGSPPPGPDEAHACVTRAVDAFLHGYGTGEGPVRG from the coding sequence CTGAGCACCACATCCCCCGCACCCGGCGAGCGCTCGGCCGCCGCCTCCGGGACGTCCCCGAGGACCGGCGGCCGGGCGGCCAAGCGCCGCGCGGTCACCGAGGGCGCGCGCACCGTCTTCGGCCGCGAGGGCTACAGCCGGACGAGCATCGAGGCCATCGCCGCCGAGGCCGGCGTGTCCACCCGCACCATCTACAACCACTTCGAGGGCAAGGAGCAGTTGTTCTCCGAGGTGGTCCACGACAGCGCGAGCCAGGTGGCCGACGCCTTCGTGCGGCGGGTGGAGAAGGAGCTGGCCGGAGCCGACCCGCGGGCCGACCTGATCGCCCTGGGGTGCGCCTTCGTCGGCCAACGCACCCAGTTCCCCGAGCACTTCGCGATGATCCGGCAGATCAAGGCCGAGGTACGACACTTCCCCGCGAGCGTCATCGACGCCTGGCAGCAGGCCGGGCCGGCCCGGGTGCAGGGTGAGGTGGCCCGCCGGCTGGAGCAGCTGTCCGCGCGCGGCGTGCTGCGCGTGGCGGACCCGGCACGCGCCACGGTCCACTTCATCGCGCTGGTGACCTCGGAGATCACCATCCGCCCGGTGGGCAGCCCGCCGCCCGGCCCGGACGAGGCGCACGCCTGCGTCACCCGCGCGGTCGACGCCTTCCTCCACGGCTACGGCACGGGCGAGGGACCGGTGCGCGGCTAG
- a CDS encoding DUF4129 domain-containing protein — MVGRSDRLAAGPPGRRRDGGRLLDAGGAALAVLVVAGVCVAALVLRPGTPLHVRGRGPLGGNGAVVVAGALVCAAVAFPVCRRLRERFTPAYLPEASARQRLADVVRWVLTGAAPALALLVLVLHRFSPKARHVEPVRARRVSTLPLVSATATPSAHPLDGTGPAWVGRLFAVAGTLAVLAVVVLIGFALWVLLRSLPRRRAAASHGGFSVLDDEQARLADAVDSGRRALLLGDDARAAVIACYAAMEESLAASGVARRHSDSPQDLLERAVGSGLPAATAAAALTDLFREARYSTHPMDDGHRHRASEALAEIAAGLADQAGADADADADADADAGARAGAGSRADGQAAPPAGGRP, encoded by the coding sequence GTGGTAGGACGATCGGACCGGCTGGCGGCGGGACCGCCCGGTCGCCGGCGGGACGGCGGACGGCTCCTGGACGCCGGCGGGGCGGCGCTGGCCGTCCTGGTCGTCGCGGGGGTCTGCGTCGCGGCCCTGGTACTGCGGCCGGGCACCCCGCTGCACGTGCGCGGGCGCGGCCCGCTGGGCGGCAACGGCGCCGTGGTGGTTGCCGGCGCCCTGGTCTGCGCGGCCGTCGCGTTCCCCGTGTGCCGGCGGCTGCGCGAGCGCTTCACCCCGGCGTACCTGCCCGAGGCGTCGGCCCGCCAGCGGCTGGCCGACGTCGTCCGCTGGGTGCTGACCGGCGCCGCGCCGGCCCTGGCGCTGCTCGTCCTCGTCCTCCACCGCTTCAGCCCGAAGGCGCGCCACGTGGAGCCCGTCCGCGCGCGGCGGGTCAGCACCCTGCCCCTCGTCAGCGCCACCGCCACCCCGTCGGCACACCCGCTGGACGGCACCGGGCCGGCCTGGGTCGGGAGGCTCTTCGCCGTCGCCGGCACGCTGGCCGTGCTCGCCGTGGTGGTCCTCATCGGCTTCGCGCTGTGGGTGCTGCTGCGGTCGCTGCCGCGTCGGCGGGCGGCGGCGTCCCACGGCGGCTTCAGCGTCCTCGACGACGAGCAGGCGCGGCTCGCCGACGCGGTGGACTCCGGACGCCGGGCGCTCCTGCTCGGCGACGACGCCCGCGCGGCGGTCATCGCCTGCTACGCGGCCATGGAGGAGTCGCTGGCCGCCTCCGGCGTCGCCCGGCGCCACTCCGACAGCCCCCAGGACCTGCTGGAACGGGCCGTCGGCAGCGGCCTGCCCGCCGCCACGGCCGCGGCGGCCCTCACCGACCTCTTCCGCGAGGCCCGCTACTCCACCCACCCCATGGACGACGGCCACCGCCACCGGGCGTCCGAGGCGCTCGCCGAGATCGCCGCGGGCCTCGCCGACCAGGCCGGGGCAGACGCCGACGCCGACGCCGACGCCGACGCCGATGCCGGGGCCCGGGCCGGAGCGGGAAGCCGTGCCGACGGCCAGGCCGCACCGCCCGCCGGAGGCCGCCCGTGA
- a CDS encoding DUF58 domain-containing protein: protein MLLALSLPRGPRPRRVETSVEADARRVFEGEAVTVRITVAHDGAPCRLDPGVTPGPGLRLDHLSVGSARIELRLTAERWGRWSLGTVDVDLYDSGGAARRTVRVDLGEVAVFPLPSAAGLTPIPVRLPQRLGEHASAQRGEGVEVTGVHPYARGERQRRVNWPATTRRGTLQLHQFAAERAADTVVLLDATTDVRDPATGTSSLDETFRAAAGLVRAYLRTHDRIGVVSIGGTVRWLQPGSGQGYFYRIVESVLEVRKDLAHRGQGLNSLPPPALPQGALVYVITPLADQRILDVLHQVRARANPMVVVAVPTGDPPVERGDRHGELALRLWRANRDAIRFALTERGIAVVSHEPGRTLDLALAPLLRTRIRGGSR from the coding sequence GTGCTGCTGGCGCTGTCGCTGCCGCGCGGGCCGCGCCCCCGACGGGTGGAGACCTCCGTCGAGGCCGACGCGCGCCGCGTCTTCGAGGGCGAGGCCGTCACCGTCCGGATCACCGTGGCCCACGACGGCGCCCCCTGCCGCCTCGACCCGGGCGTGACCCCGGGCCCGGGCCTGCGCCTGGACCACCTGTCGGTGGGCAGCGCCCGGATCGAGCTGCGGCTGACCGCCGAACGCTGGGGCCGCTGGTCGCTGGGCACCGTGGACGTCGACCTCTACGACTCCGGCGGCGCCGCGCGCCGGACCGTACGCGTCGACCTCGGCGAGGTCGCCGTCTTCCCGCTGCCCAGCGCCGCCGGGCTGACCCCCATCCCGGTGCGGCTGCCGCAGCGGCTGGGCGAGCACGCCTCCGCCCAGCGCGGCGAGGGCGTCGAGGTCACCGGCGTCCACCCCTACGCGCGCGGTGAGCGCCAGCGCCGCGTCAACTGGCCCGCCACCACCCGCCGCGGCACCCTTCAGCTGCACCAGTTCGCCGCCGAACGGGCCGCCGACACGGTCGTCCTGCTCGACGCGACCACCGACGTCCGCGACCCCGCGACGGGCACGTCCTCCCTCGACGAGACCTTCCGCGCCGCCGCCGGACTGGTCCGCGCCTACCTGCGCACCCACGACCGGATCGGCGTGGTGTCGATCGGCGGCACCGTGCGCTGGCTGCAACCCGGCAGCGGCCAGGGCTACTTCTACCGGATCGTGGAGAGCGTGCTGGAGGTCCGCAAGGACCTCGCCCACCGGGGCCAGGGCCTGAACAGCCTGCCGCCGCCCGCCCTCCCGCAGGGCGCCCTGGTCTACGTCATCACGCCGCTGGCCGACCAGCGCATCCTCGACGTGCTCCACCAGGTGCGGGCCCGGGCCAATCCGATGGTCGTGGTGGCCGTGCCCACCGGCGACCCGCCCGTCGAACGCGGCGACCGCCACGGCGAACTCGCCCTGCGGCTGTGGCGGGCCAACCGCGACGCCATCCGCTTCGCCCTGACCGAACGCGGCATCGCCGTCGTCTCCCACGAGCCCGGCCGGACCCTCGACCTGGCGCTGGCGCCGCTGCTGCGCACCCGTATCCGCGGAGGTTCCCGATGA
- a CDS encoding baeRF3 domain-containing protein, with product MHQPLTPAALAELRRPRKYPAVSVLLPTHRRQPDNAQDSVRLRNLLEEAKNAVHNDPEVSRSDRIDVIGQLDQAMSEVDLVYAEDGLAIFAAPGEHQVWSLERSVPERVLLAQTFLTRNLVAAHAASRPYWVLALSADVATMWSGSRHQAPQPEKGPFPVRRPTVDFDPERQEQIGDTPSTFRDEDTRTYLREVTEAANAVLAADPRPLYVVGDVAALAALDEVGPLVKEAVARVSQGGLAGGPAEALGEAVRQADRERDEAQVAAVLADLDRARGRKAFAGGVDEVWQSVVERRAALVAIEDGFRATVRDDGEHLVPAGAAERGARDDIVDEIAEQALDTGARVHFVPDGTLEGSGHVAAVLRF from the coding sequence ATGCACCAGCCGCTGACCCCTGCCGCCCTCGCCGAACTGCGCCGCCCCCGCAAGTACCCGGCGGTGTCGGTGCTGCTGCCCACCCACCGCCGCCAGCCGGACAACGCCCAGGACTCCGTCCGGCTGCGCAACCTGCTGGAGGAGGCCAAGAACGCCGTCCACAACGACCCGGAGGTCTCCCGGTCGGACCGGATCGACGTCATCGGCCAGCTCGACCAGGCGATGAGCGAGGTGGACCTGGTGTACGCGGAGGACGGCCTGGCGATCTTCGCCGCGCCGGGCGAGCACCAGGTGTGGTCGCTGGAGCGCTCGGTGCCCGAGCGGGTGCTCCTCGCCCAGACCTTCCTCACCCGCAACCTGGTGGCCGCGCACGCGGCGAGCCGCCCCTACTGGGTGCTGGCGCTGTCGGCGGACGTGGCGACGATGTGGAGCGGCAGCCGGCACCAGGCGCCGCAGCCGGAGAAGGGCCCGTTCCCGGTGCGCCGCCCCACCGTCGACTTCGACCCGGAGCGGCAGGAGCAGATCGGCGACACGCCGAGCACGTTCCGGGACGAGGACACCCGGACCTACCTGCGGGAGGTCACCGAGGCGGCCAACGCGGTGCTGGCGGCCGACCCCCGTCCGCTGTACGTGGTCGGCGACGTGGCGGCGCTGGCCGCGCTGGACGAGGTGGGGCCGCTGGTGAAGGAGGCGGTGGCGCGCGTGTCGCAGGGCGGCCTGGCCGGCGGGCCGGCCGAGGCGCTGGGCGAGGCCGTCCGGCAGGCCGACCGGGAACGGGACGAGGCGCAGGTGGCGGCGGTCCTGGCGGACCTGGACCGGGCCCGCGGCCGGAAGGCGTTCGCCGGGGGCGTGGACGAGGTGTGGCAGTCGGTCGTCGAGCGCCGGGCCGCGCTGGTGGCGATCGAGGACGGCTTCCGCGCGACGGTCCGCGACGACGGCGAGCACCTGGTGCCGGCCGGGGCCGCGGAGCGCGGCGCGCGCGACGACATCGTGGACGAGATCGCCGAGCAGGCCCTGGACACCGGCGCCCGGGTGCACTTCGTACCGGACGGGACGCTGGAGGGCTCCGGGCACGTGGCCGCGGTCCTGCGGTTCTGA